The region GGTAAGGACGCCATCGCCCGCGAGGTCCGCCGTGGCGGACTTCCGTTGCAGCGCTTGATGACCGCGGAGTCGATCTCGGCGCTGGCCCGTGAGCTGCGCTATGTCGATGTGTCGGCTCTCTACACCGCGGTCGGTGAAGGGCATGTCTCCGCGCGCCACGTGGTGCAGCGACTCGTGGCGCAGGTCGGGGGAGACGACGACGCCGCCGACGAGCTGGCCGAACGGTCGACGCCGGCGACCATGCCGGTGCGCCAGCGCACCAGCGACGACGTCGGGGTCTCCGTTCCGGGCGCGCCGGGGGTGCTGACGAAGCTCGCCAAGTGCTGCACGCCGGTGCCGGGGGACAACATCATGGGCTTCGTCACCCGCGGCGGCGGGGTCAGCGTGCACCGCACGGACTGCACCAACGCGACGTCGTTGCAGCAGCAGTCGGAGCGCATCATCGACGTGCAGTGGGCGCCGTCCCCGTCGTCGGTGTTCCTGGTCGCCATCCAGGTGGAGGCGCTGGATCGGCACCGGCTGCTGTCCGACGTCACGCGGGTGCTGGCCGACGAGAAGGTCAACATCCTCTCGGCGTCGGTGACGACGTCCAACGACCGTGTCGCGATCAGCCGGTTCACCTTCGAGATGGGCGACCCGAAGCACCTCGGCCACGTGCTCAACGTGGTGCGCAACGTGGAGGGCGTCTACGACGTCTACCGCGTCACGTCCGCGGCCTGAGTCAGTCCAGCTGGATCGACTTGATCGTGACCTTGTTCTTCGGTGCGCCGTCGGCGCCGCCGTCGGCCGTGCCCGCCGCGGCGATCTTGTCCAGCGTGGCCAGCCCGGTCTTGTCGATCGTGCCGAACACCGTGTAGTTGGGCGGCAACTGCGAGTCCTTGTAGACCAGGAAGAACTGGCTGCCGTTGGTGCCCGGCCCGGCGTTGGCCATGGCCAGCGTGCCGCGCGGGTAGACGACGGGCTCCTGGAGCTTCGGGTCGTCGGGCTGGTACTGGTCGGTCGGGTACTCGTTGGCGAACTGGTAGCCCGGACCGCCGGTGCCCTGCCCGGTCGGGTCGCCGCACTGCAGCACGGCCAGCCCTTCGCCGGTGGTGAGGCGATGGCAGACGGTGCCGTTGAAGTAGCCCTGCTGGGCCAGGCTCGCGAAGCTGTTCACCGTGCACGGCGACTTGGCGTTGTCGAGCTGCAGGCCGATGTTGCCCTGATCGGTCTCCATGCTCGCGCTGACCGTGGCCGGATCCGTCGGCACCTTGCCGCTGCGCGGAGGCGTGTTCGGCTTGCTGGCCGCCTCCGACGACTTCGGGTACTGGCAGTTCTCGCCCAGCCCGGCGGGTGCCGTGAAGGGCGGCAACTGACCCGCCTTGGCCGGGGCCGGAGCGTCCAGCGGCGAGGAGGCCTGGGTCGACGTGCTGCTCGACGCCGACGCCGTCTCGGTATCCGAACCGCGATTGGTCAGCACGATCGTCACCACGACGGCGGCGATCACGATCACGGCCGCGACCGCCGACCCGATGATCGTGTACAGGCGGCGTTTGCGGTCCTTCTCGGCGCGGCGCTCGAGCTGCCGCTCGAGCTTGCGCTTGGCTGTCGCACGCCGTTGTTCGTTGGTCGGCACGGCCGGTGTCCTCCTCGCAGTCGACTCGGTCGGCACCGAGTGTGCCAGTTGTCCCTGAGTACGGCCGGTGCGACCCTCGTGAACGGCGACGTGGGAAGCTGGAAGGCGTGTTGATCACCGGATTCCCGGCCGGCATGTTGGCGTGCAACTGCTACGTGCTGGCGCCGCGCCAGGGCGCTGACGCCCTCGTCGTCGATCCGGGTCAGCGGGCGATGGGACCGCTGCGCCGGATCCTCGACGAGAACCGGCTGACCCCCGCGGCGGTGCTGCTCACCCACGGCCACGTCGACCACATCTGGTCGGCGCAGAAGGTCGCCGACACCTACGGCTGCCCCGCCTACATCCATCCGGCGGACCGCCACATGCTCACCGACCCGATCAGGGGCTTCGGCCCACGGC is a window of Mycolicibacterium chubuense NBB4 DNA encoding:
- a CDS encoding peptidylprolyl isomerase; its protein translation is MPTNEQRRATAKRKLERQLERRAEKDRKRRLYTIIGSAVAAVIVIAAVVVTIVLTNRGSDTETASASSSTSTQASSPLDAPAPAKAGQLPPFTAPAGLGENCQYPKSSEAASKPNTPPRSGKVPTDPATVSASMETDQGNIGLQLDNAKSPCTVNSFASLAQQGYFNGTVCHRLTTGEGLAVLQCGDPTGQGTGGPGYQFANEYPTDQYQPDDPKLQEPVVYPRGTLAMANAGPGTNGSQFFLVYKDSQLPPNYTVFGTIDKTGLATLDKIAAAGTADGGADGAPKNKVTIKSIQLD